A region of the Echeneis naucrates chromosome 15, fEcheNa1.1, whole genome shotgun sequence genome:
GCAGCATCTGTAACTCTAAATGGAGCCTGTCTGGATaattttgctaaaaaaaattaacatacaTTGAAACTCAGGTAAACACATTTTCCCCTTGACTTCCAGTAGTCCCATTTCAGGACTTTTAATAGATAATCCAAATAACAAACTCTTTAATTGAGTTGAAACGTGCCTCAATGACATTTCaagaatatttatatttatgtaaaGGGTGCAAACCTGAGCAATTTAATTCATACTTAAGTGCTAGGTGCTCTAAATTATCAGTTTGGATATAAATGGTCACTTGAATTTTTTTGgtaaattgtcttttttttattattcttttgtatttataatttcctaaaaaaaattattatttgaatacTGAGATTTTAAATCACTTTCAGGTACAAATTAAGgggaaattgtattttttttattttttattttaaaggcctCTAATCCATCCAGCAATCCACAAACCTTATGCAGTAACCTTAAACTGATAAGATGATTGATaaatagatagacagataggtAAATAGGGGGAAAAACACTCAAATTCATTATTATAGaagaaatgaaatttattttaagGAGATTCCATTCTGTCATcataaagaaggaaaaatccagaaataaattaaaactggTCTGAAAATAGCaaataacacaacagcagctgtttatcCAGCTTTCTGCTTTACAGAACTTTGGGAACATGAATGGGCAAAAATAAGCTTACAGTAAAACATCTTAGTGCAAAACATTTGGCACCTTGTTCAAACTTTCTTCACAcagtaaaatgtcaaaacaagaaTCAAATGCTTGGCTTGAGGAGAAGGAGCTTATAACTGGAGTTGCTGATTTGACTTCTGGCTCATTATTTATCTGATTAGCTCAAGATGATAACCTGTTTTCTTCAATTCAGTTCATTCAGGACACCGGCTATCGTTTGTAACAGACACTTGTCTCGAGGCTGAGATTCAACTCAGAGTTCTCAAGCTCATCCTGACATGTATTATGGATGCCAGGAAACATGCAGATTTGTTATGTCTGGATCACGTTCTTGTTAAAGGTCCAAAATTGTATAACGGAAGGGGGGTTCCACTGTCCAGGTGGATTTGGAGTCACTGCAATTTATCCAGCTGGCTTTACCCTCCAGGTAGGTCCAGGTGTTTTTAATGGATCACTCagagtcagccaatcagaagagagattCAGAtcttctcttctgattggctgactgacctgagAGAGAGGTTCAATTACTTTGGGATGgtgtttttgaaattaaaatatgacCTCTTTGATCTCATATCTGGTTTTCAGCAGATAGAAGTATAGCAGTAAATGACTGATGACACTCCCAAATTTCTCCTCTTACACGTCAATCTCTTAGCCAAGGTACAACAAAATGTGACACTAACTCCCATGAGTCACCACAGCACAATGTTCATGTATGCGTgtgtaaaaagaaacacacttttttttcctccaaatttcTTCCAATTTCCTCACTGAAAAAAGTCTCATGTTAGGATCGGCCGAActttgtctggaaaaaaaagatcatttatGATTTGAGTCCGGTGCTGTCCACATTAGAGAAAAGgtcatttgacaaaaaaatgcagcattaaCTAATCTGACcagtcacaaaatgtgagaaacatcaacacacaccgTGTTCAGTCTCATTCATCCTCGGTTTAAACCTGTTACACTGAAGAGTCTTCTCTCTGGAACAAGGTGCTGATCTACCGCCATCCCAGTCTGATACCAGTTTGAGGCAAACACTGGGTCCTGGTTTCAGATTTCATGCTGATCCTTTCGTTGCAATTGTCCATTTGACTTGTCATTTTTTCACACCTTGCTCAGGTCAAGTTTGGCGATGTATGGAGAGCGGAAGGAGCCCAGATACAGACTCCCATCATGCTCATGGGCCTCACTTATGTAGGCCACCACCACACCATTAGGATCGTGTAAGCTCCGTGTACACATGCCACCATCGTGGAGCTCTGCCACCAAACTATACCGAGGGACAAACTTCATCAGCACCTCCTGACTGAAGAGCTGGACACAATGAATAGAAAGGATAAGACAGAAGGTAGGATATAGAGGAAGATAGCAAAGATTGATTGAAAAGTGAGTGAATAGCCAAAGGAATGAAGGACATAGGTGATGAGGAGAAGAAATGTAAGAAGGTAAAACAACGAAGGGATGAGGGATGGCAGGGAGCAAGGAGAcagaaatggaggaaagaaaggcaAAATTATTCATCAGAGGACAAGCTCAAATATAACAACAATTGTCAGCTTTAGGTTAACACTTttagtttgttcatattttccCATTTGAAACTCTTAGGTGAAATTTTACCTTAAAGATTAGTTTCTTGATCCAGGGTCTCTGGGACAGGAAGTCCAGCATGGAGAATCCAGGATTCGGCCGCACCGCAGACATGGCCACCCAGTAACCTCCGGTTGAGCTCGGGCGGATGTTGTCAGGGAAACCAGGCAGGTTGTCCACGAATGTGTCCATTCCACCTTTATTTAGACCGGCCACATGAACTCTGGTACAGAACAGACAGGTTGCAGATGCTGTGTATGATCAGAATCACGTCTGATGTCTGATCAGACGTGATTCATATAAAGATGTAATGTAGGACAACAACATTGTAAGATCCACCCgtgacaaaatgaaacatgtaCAACTTGTACCACACACCTATAGTTACAGACCTGTTATTAAATATTATGTATAATTAATTTAACTTGGGTGGAAAAATTGCCTTCatagctgtgtctgtgttgagaGAATCAAGAAATTAATAATTTGAGTATTCATACTTGGTGCTCAAAAGTCCTGCAGGTCCAGGCGAGTCTGATGTGTTACCTGCGTATGCGAGCCATGGTGGTCTCTGCCACCAGCACCGACTCCTCATCTGGCAGCAGCTGGATGCCGTTAGGGAAGCGAAGATTTTCCATCACAACTGTCAGCTCCCTAGTCTCCATGTCATACTCCAAAACTCTGAGAGGAGAAAACGTAGCAAACCTGTGACTGCGCTGATGATGGGTCACTTGCTTCACAATTCAGTTTTATCAGCAGCAAGTTaacaaaggggaaaaacaaTTTGATCATAGTTGTGCtcacaaaataattttagtAAAAATCTGTCTCCCTGTTTCACTTTTTACTGCTAAAGAATTAAcagttaattatttattgatttcagTTGTATCGTACCTGCCGTCAGCGGTGGCCTCCATGATTAGTTGCATGTAATCTCTTCGCTGccacctgctgctggagtcaGTGAAGTACAACTTTTTCCCATCCTGTGTCACTGCCACATCGTTAATGAATGACAGCTTCCTGCCCCCAACCAACTGACCACCCAACACCAACCTGGTCGCCTCAcctgaaaaaaattaagaaaagagacagaaaccatGAATGTGGAGTTTGGCCTGGTTTATAACATACCGAACAAACAACTAAAGAAATAAACCCTGGGGCTCCTTTCCAGGCAGCTTGTAGACCAACAGTCAGTTAGTGCCTGTAAACTGccatgttaaaatgtccaaattaaagcagaaagaaacatgtttacagcctggAATACAAACTGCTTAAATCCCTAGAACTGACTTCTGACAGGCCCCTGCTCTTTGCCATTTTTGGGTTACCTGAGAGTTAGAAGCAGATGCAGGCATTGCTAAAATTGTGTCACTGTATAGAAAGTTTTTTCCAttggttttggaaaaaaatttattttctcttgacTTGCAGACTATTATTTGAAGAGGGAAGATCCAAGAGTAGCCAACCTTCCAAAGATGTTCTGATTCacacagaggagaaataaaatcaaacctgtttatttatttaggaaagtgtgtccaaacttttggcctgcactgaATGTGTGAGTCCATTCACTGAATGCTCTTAAACTCAAGAAAAGACAGCTGACGTGTGCAGACTCTTTTTCCAAGGTCTTTGTCAACTTTTTGCGACCACAAAGGGTAGAGTGTAAAGTGTAAAGTATGTCAGAATCAGATGATGATAAGAAattaaaccaaataaaacaagaaattcaattcaaattaaagtCTATTTAGAGACAGAGACGGtataaaaaaatgcagaaattatGAAATAACACGTGAAGAGCAAGAAGTATATGAATGCAACTTTAGTAGTGACAGGCAGCCAATCACATCATCTGACCTGTGGTTGGATTGACCTCAAACAGACCCAGATAAGCATCAGCTACAAACAAAGTTCCATTAGGTCCAACTCTGATCCCCAATGGTCTCCCACAACTGGACTCCTCTTCTCTGGAGCCTGTAGGACACAAATCAGCATATAGATATAAGTTAAATATATCTAAATAACTATATAAAAGTTCAGTTTGTGTCTGAGTATGCTTTAATCAGGGCTGGATAATAATCATACTAACTCAATCAAACCACAAAGAACAATCAGCTTGTCTGTAATAATTCAGTGACCTCTATACGTGTTTATCTACAAAGAGGTACAAAGACATAGGACACCACACACAGTCTTCCaatgatgaacaaaaaaaaaaacaaaaaaaaacccaaacccaaaaCTGTGAAACACAGCGGAAGGATTCAATCCTGACACTACATATTAGAGGGCAAACCTAAGGAAGATCAAGTATCCcgacaaaacaaccaaaaaaagcCATTTCCCATAGAggaaaaaccaaccaaacaaacattatcattcatctttttttatcacTATAAAACTTAGCCAGGATGACAGCTTCTCGCCTTTGTTTCTCAGAAAACAATAAATTTAGATgtgccacaaacacaaactcataaGGTGAACTTCCTCCTCAGTGTCTTCCTGACTTCACTGTTCAACTGGAACGTCTGTAATCACTAGAGTTCctgtttcacaataaaactttGCCGTTAATGTTACATACTTATTTAGTATCTTCTCCTGATTAAGAAATGTTAAAGCACACTGTGTAACCTGTTGTGGTCACAGTTTGTAAATTTCAAGCTGTTTGGGGAATTTAATCTCAGATGAATTCCTGGGTGTTTAGTGTTGAAGACACTGTGGATGGGAATGTTTAAAACTGAAGCAAACAGAGTTTCTTAATGTGAGCAGAGTGAATGATTGAGCCTTTCTATCAGTGGCAGAGTATTATCATCACTGCACGGGTTCACTCCACTCAGTTGTTTCAAACTGAACTCTGTTTTTTATGTcaagaaataaacattaattaaaatttaactAAACTTTATAataaacaaaagtttttttatatacataaaaaaaacttgagtaaaatcagctgaattttaaaataaacactttatAAAAACTtataaagacaaataaacactgCAATTAAGCTAAAGCAAAACGGATCTGAACCAAACcttcttcagttttattttattctactCTTTAGATGTGTGCTCCTTTTGTATCTTCTCTTCTTGTAACTTCCTCTCTCTTGCGACTTATACTTAGTTTCCTCACCACAGGGCAGTTTCCCAAGTCTCGTCACCGTGTGAATCCTTCGGCCAACTATCTTCACGATTTTACCATCAGCTGTTCCAGAGAACAAAATATCTgcagacagaggaaacacatcTGTCAgctcagtctttttctttttcttcctcactcAAGGGGTGGTTGATTTTGACAGCTGATTTTgaatcttttcttcttccttctctgcTTTCCTGAGTAAAAGTTAGcataaaaaaatttatgaaaatgttggaGGGCTGTTGTTGGGATGTAACATCTTTCATATTCATGTGTGTAACAACAtgaaatttcattcaaataatcTACAGGCAATTTCCGTGCTTAATCAATGAACATATTTATGTCTGCAATACTGGTTAAAAATGCCTTCCACATGTTTTCAAAGTCTATTTTTAAGGCATTAAATGCCATTTTTGCTAAGCAAACAATCACAACCCAAAGAataatatcataaaaaaattatcaatcACATGAAAGGCAATTTTAAGAATGTTTTAACAAATTAACCAATTA
Encoded here:
- the apmap gene encoding adipocyte plasma membrane-associated protein isoform X2, encoding MNESEGLRLRRLHRPQVITDDSGLSPSDVCFSTYSGKVFQVTLLSLGCFLILPLLVIILILESPIQPEVFSLKEPPQMKGCWEPNLKLREAQRLFEDQISGPESIANIGDILFSGTADGKIVKIVGRRIHTVTRLGKLPCGSREEESSCGRPLGIRVGPNGTLFVADAYLGLFEVNPTTGQMMLVLGGQLVGGRKLSFINDVAVTQDGKKLYFTDSSSRWQRRDYMQLIMEATADGRVLEYDMETRELTVVMENLRFPNGIQLLPDEESVLVAETTMARIRRVHVAGLNKGGMDTFVDNLPGFPDNIRPSSTGGYWVAMSAVRPNPGFSMLDFLSQRPWIKKLIFKLFSQEVLMKFVPRYSLVAELHDGGMCTRSLHDPNGVVVAYISEAHEHDGSLYLGSFRSPYIAKLDLSKV
- the apmap gene encoding adipocyte plasma membrane-associated protein isoform X1 — translated: MNESEGLRLRRLHRPQVITDELPEHQFKGSGTYSGKVFQVTLLSLGCFLILPLLVIILILESPIQPEVFSLKEPPQMKGCWEPNLKLREAQRLFEDQISGPESIANIGDILFSGTADGKIVKIVGRRIHTVTRLGKLPCGSREEESSCGRPLGIRVGPNGTLFVADAYLGLFEVNPTTGEATRLVLGGQLVGGRKLSFINDVAVTQDGKKLYFTDSSSRWQRRDYMQLIMEATADGRVLEYDMETRELTVVMENLRFPNGIQLLPDEESVLVAETTMARIRRVHVAGLNKGGMDTFVDNLPGFPDNIRPSSTGGYWVAMSAVRPNPGFSMLDFLSQRPWIKKLIFKLFSQEVLMKFVPRYSLVAELHDGGMCTRSLHDPNGVVVAYISEAHEHDGSLYLGSFRSPYIAKLDLSKV